The following are from one region of the Littorina saxatilis isolate snail1 linkage group LG2, US_GU_Lsax_2.0, whole genome shotgun sequence genome:
- the LOC138959924 gene encoding frizzled-2-like, giving the protein MAALAANRGCGSSVRCTVTIVVVCVTVLGPAFFSQHGGGVYGQSSSGYRHTRITDKALAPHGKCEPITIPLCKDIQYNETIMPNLLNHQKQEDAGLEVHQFFPLVKVQCSPQLKFFLCTMYVPVCTVLEDAVPPCQRLCNQARNGCETLMNKFGFQWPESLRCDQFPKRGLCVGENTTEGAETTKAPPTKPGDGGTPKPGDGGTDTGDGDDTEVIITNDLGFQCPSGLKVPKGFDYRLKVGKHVERDCGAPCYDMFFDNKQREFARWWIGIWSCICLASTLFTVLTFMIDMQRFRYPERPIIFLSGCYFMVALAYLVGFALREKISCNDKFEIPNVPESRVQQVVTQGTKKEGCTILFMMLYFFSMASSIWWVILTLTWFLAAGMKWGHEAIEANSQYFHLAAWAVPAIKTIAILAMGQVDGDVLSGVCFTGIFDEDALRGFVLAPLVVYLIIGTSFLLAGFVSLFRIRTIMKSDGTKTDKLEKLMVRIGIFSVLYTVPATIVIACYFYEQAFREKWTITWHATSCDAMAITCPPTEMVGSKPWPDFNVFMIKYLMTVIVGITSGVWIWTGKTFNSWRMFSRRIFSFRNNESVV; this is encoded by the coding sequence ATGGCGGCGTTAGCAGCGAACCGGGGCTGTGGGAGCAGCGTTCGTTGTACAGTGACGattgttgtggtgtgtgttacCGTGTTGGGGCCTGCTTTTTTCTCGCAGCACGGAGGAGGTGTGTACGGACAAAGTTCCAGcggatacagacacacacgaatCACGGACAAAGCGTTAGCGCCGCACGGTAAGTGCGAACCCATCACGATTCCATTGTGTAAAGACATCCAGTACAATGAAACAATCATGCCCAATTTGCTCAACCACCAGAAGCAAGAAGATGCGGGGCTGGAGGTGCATCAGTTCTTCCCTCTGGTCAAAGTGCAGTGCAGTCCGCAGCTCAAGTTCTTCTTGTGTACCATGTACGTTCCCGTGTGCACTGTGCTTGAAGATGCCGTACCGCCGTGCCAGCGATTGTGTAACCAGGCACGGAACGGCTGCGAGACTCTGATGAACAAGTTCGGGTTTCAATGGCCGGAGAGTCTTCGCTGCGACCAGTTTCCTAAGAGAGGTCTGTGTGTGGGAGAGAACACCACAGAAGGCGCAGAAACCACCAAGGCTCCCCCTACAAAGCCAGGGGATGGTGGTACTCCAAAGCCCGGGGATGGGGGTACAGACACTGGGGATGGTGATGACACTGAAGTCATCATCACCAACGATCTGGGCTTCCAGTGCCCGTCAGGACTCAAGGTGCCCAAAGGCTTCGACTACAGGCTGAAGGTCGGCAAGCATGTGGAACGTGACTGCGGCGCCCCGTGCTACGACATGTTCTTCGACAACAAGCAGAGGGAGTTCGCGCGCTGGTGGATCGGCATCTGGTCGTGCATCTGCTTGGCCTCCACCCTCTTCACCGTCCTCACCTTCATGATCGACATGCAGCGCTTCCGCTACCCCGAGCGTCCAATCATCTTCCTGTCAGGCTGCTACTTCATGGTGGCGCTGGCCTACCTGGTGGGTTTTGCGCTCCGGGAGAAAATTTCCTGCAACGACAAGTTCGAAATCCCCAACGTGCCGGAAAGTCGTGTGCAGCAGGTGGTGACCCAGGGCACCAAGAAGGAAGGCTGCACCATCCTCTTCATGATGCTCTACTTCTTCTCCATGGCGTCGTCCATCTGGTGGGTCATCCTCACCCTCACCTGGTTCCTGGCAGCAGGCATGAAGTGGGGTCACGAGGCCATCGAGGCCAACTCCCAGTACTTCCACCTGGCGGCGTGGGCAGTTCCCGCCATTAAGACCATCGCCATCCTCGCTATGGGTCAGGTGGACGGGGATGTTCTCTCTGGCGTCTGCTTCACCGGAATCTTCGACGAGGATGCCCTGAGAGGCTTCGTCCTCGCCCCGCTCGTCGTCTACCTCATCATCGGCACGTCCTTCCTTCTCGCCGGTTTCGTGTCGCTCTTCCGCATCCGCACCATCATGAAGAGCGACGGCACCAAGACGGACAAGCTGGAGAAGCTGATGGTGCGTATCGGCATTTTCTCCGTGCTCTACACCGTCCCCGCCACCATCGTTATCGCCTGTTACTTCTATGAGCAGGCCTTTAGGGAAAAGTGGACAATCACATGGCACGCCACCTCGTGCGACGCTATGGCTATCACCTGCCCGCCGACGGAAATGGTGGGGTCCAAGCCGTGGCCGGACTTCAACGTGTTCATGATCAAGTATCTGATGACTGTGATCGTGGGCATCACTTCCGGGGTGTGGATCTGGACGGGCAAGACCTTTAACTCGTGGAGAATGTTCTCCCGCCGGATCTTCTCCTTCAGAAACAATGAGTCCGTCGTCTGA
- the LOC138959925 gene encoding uncharacterized protein: MASALKESSLRVCGGGKQYCVICHNYRGKIIEGRVVRLHKLPTNKQLKRAWEQRLRLIRQDYNTVKNPRLCSEHFVGKRGPVFGDDVPSVFPNRTFPLSTINRDDEAPAAEVEIPEPEVDAAQPLDSFEEQQSCLQGELSLPAFSVSLHDYAGPVVTSTIFRPTHSTKKVGPDTTFVDASVQTEPFVCVGMPGNSAETQTDFCSQNYTPLRYEHVSQNEEVFRAYTGMPNTGTAVAVFEEVIKGESGVRKCSLRLLDQFLMTLMRLRLGLVITDLSFRFSIPKSTCSRIINKWVDILHSRLSSLIYWPTRGQVNATMPSDVKERFPMTRVIIDCTELFTETPRSLADQSLMYSHYKSHMTWKALVGVTPNGVVSFVSDLWAGSISDKQLVAKSGMLDLCEQGDAIMGDKGFLISDLTTPRGMQLIIPPKKNKAKQMSVVDLVLTRRIANVRIHVERHMERVKNYRILNSLTGTMKANVSKVWRICNSLTTLLPPLHPHEYVDEDDPTLQ; this comes from the exons ATGGCGTCTGCACTGAAAGAAAGCTCGCTCAGAGTGTGTGGTGGTGGAAAGCAGTACTGTGTCATTTGCCATAACTATCGTGGAAAAATTATTGAAGGAAGAGTTGTCAGGCTACATAAACttccaacaaacaagcaactgaAAAGAGCTTGGGAGCAGCGCCTACGTTTGATCCGACAAGATTACAACACGGTCAAGAATCCCCGTCTTTGTTCTGAACATTTCGTTGGCAAACGTGGACCTGTATTTGGTGACGATGTCCCATCCGTCTTCCCGAATCGAACTTTTCCACTCTCCACG ATAAACAGAGATGATGAGGCACCTGCAGCTGAAGTTGAAATCCCAGAGCCTGAAGTTGATGCTGCACAACCCTTGGACTCATTTGAGGAACAACAAAGTTGTCTGCAAGGTGAATTGTCATTGCCTGCGTTTTCAGTCTCGCTGCATGACTACGCCGGCCCAGTGGTAACCTCCACAATTTTTAGACCCACGCATTCAACAAAAAAAGTTGGACCAGACACTACTTTTGTGGATGCATCTGTGCAGACAGAACCATTTGTGTGCGTAGGAATGCCAGGCAATTCAGCTGAAACTCAGACAGATTTTTGCTCACAGAACTATACTCCATTAAGATACGAACATGTTAGTCAAAATGAAGAAGTGTTCAGGGCGTACACAGGCATGCCAAATACAGGGACAGCTGTAGCTGTTTTTGAAGAGGTCATCAAGGGTGAATCAGGTGTTCGAAAGTGTAGCCTGCGACTGTTAGATCAGTTTTTAATGACTCTTATGAGGCTGAGATTGGGACTTGTTATCACTGATTTGAGTTTTAGATTTTCCATCCCCAAATCAACATGTTCAAGGATCATTAACAAATGGGTGGACATCCTGCATAGTCGTCTCTCCAGTCTCATCTACTGGCCTACCAGAGGTCAGGTGAATGCTACCATGCCCAGTGATGTAAAGGAGAGATTCCCCATGACGCGGGTGATCATTGACTGCACAGAGCTCTTTACAGAGACACCACGGTCACTGGCTGACCAGTCCTTGATGTACAGCCACTATAAATCACACATGACTTGGAAAGCGCTAGTTGGTGTGACTCCTAACGGGGTTGTGTCTTTTGTGTCAGATCTGTGGGCAGGATCTATCAGTGACAAACAGCTTGTTGCCAAATCAGGGATGTTGGACTTGTGTGAACAAGGTGATGCCATCATGGGTGACAAAGGGTTTCTGATTTCAGATTTAACAACACCCAGGGGTATGCAGCTGATAATTCctccaaagaaaaacaaagcaaagcagATGTCGGTTGTAGATCTTGTTCTGACTAGAAGGATTGCCAACGTCAGAATTCATGTTGAAAGGCACATGGAAAGAGTGAAAAATTACAGAATTCTTAATTCACTCACAGGCACAATGAAAGCTAATGTGTCTAAAGTTTGGAGAATTTGCAACAGTTTGACAACTTTACTGCCTCCTCTTCATCCCCATGAATATGTTGATGAAGATGACCCTACTCTGCAGTGA